The Marinobacter subterrani genome has a segment encoding these proteins:
- a CDS encoding MurR/RpiR family transcriptional regulator yields MAANQAHRDDNLLEDIQSRLDSLNKSERKVAEAILRDPSAATRYSIAALARAADVSEPTVNRFCRGFSATGFPDFKIRLAQSIATGTPYIGQNIEPDDTVAEFADKIMLSTIASLDKSRQALDPKALATAIDYLIQAKQINFFGMGGSASVALDAQHKFFRFNIPVMSYDDALMQRMVAAGANVGDVIVLISYTGRTRETVDIAQLARANGATVIGITNPDSPLAEICTVVLGVTAPEDTEVYMPMSSRIIHLTVIDILATGVTLKRGVDFLGHLKKIKESLKPTRFPQNDA; encoded by the coding sequence ATGGCCGCGAACCAGGCGCACCGTGACGACAATCTGCTTGAGGACATCCAGTCCCGGCTGGACAGCCTTAACAAATCCGAGCGCAAAGTGGCCGAGGCCATTCTCCGGGACCCGAGCGCGGCTACCCGCTACAGCATAGCTGCTCTGGCCCGGGCTGCCGACGTGAGCGAGCCCACGGTCAACCGGTTCTGCCGGGGGTTCTCGGCCACAGGCTTCCCGGACTTCAAGATCCGGCTGGCCCAGAGCATCGCAACAGGCACTCCCTACATAGGCCAGAATATCGAACCGGACGATACCGTTGCCGAATTCGCCGACAAGATTATGCTCAGCACCATTGCCAGCCTGGATAAATCACGCCAGGCCCTGGATCCAAAAGCCCTGGCCACGGCCATCGATTACCTGATCCAGGCCAAGCAGATCAATTTCTTTGGCATGGGCGGCTCGGCATCGGTGGCCCTGGACGCCCAGCACAAGTTTTTCCGCTTCAATATCCCGGTCATGTCCTACGACGATGCCCTGATGCAACGCATGGTTGCGGCGGGCGCCAATGTCGGCGATGTCATTGTCCTGATCTCCTACACCGGCCGGACCCGGGAAACAGTGGACATCGCCCAGTTGGCCCGGGCCAATGGTGCCACTGTGATCGGCATCACGAATCCGGACTCGCCCCTGGCGGAGATCTGCACGGTCGTGCTGGGCGTGACCGCGCCCGAGGACACCGAGGTGTACATGCCGATGTCGTCGCGCATTATTCACCTGACCGTTATCGACATCCTGGCAACCGGGGTAACCCTCAAGCGGGGCGTGGATTTCCTCGGCCACCTCAAGAAAATCAAGGAAAGCCTCAAACCCACCCGGTTCCCGCAAAACGACGCCTGA
- the lamB gene encoding maltoporin LamB — protein MMQNKKRFTVNKLPLAAAITAAVLATPAVAVDFHGYARAGVSSNIGSGGEQTCFGSGATGHYVGRLADECDTYAELGLGEELFSQDGKTFRFDSMLSYSANRQGNDYQALNGFNNINNVDFTNQETTSNSSDPYGGGDIALRQLYVSAKNVIEFLPGSTLWAGKRFYQRKDIHQLDLFYLSNSGYGAGVENIKAGSGQLSLAYTNADTSDGDNFVQNNKFDVRYSFPLAGGNNLELIGIYAMADLTDAQEAAGINDENGYFFTAELSSGVMGGFNKFAIQYGADSMGFAAAENGSGGRVDNGNVAGYFESSWRLLNHGVIKLGKGWDLGHSVVYEQAQSHDPSAKDGERLSIVARPIYNWSPVMSTAIEVGYSDTDRPWFAESQDLGKFAIAQQWQAGPGYWARPVIRVYAATFFGDEAEAARGGEGIDGDIQVGAQIEAWW, from the coding sequence ATGATGCAAAACAAAAAGCGCTTCACGGTAAACAAACTTCCCCTCGCTGCTGCGATTACCGCGGCGGTGCTGGCTACCCCGGCCGTCGCCGTTGATTTTCACGGTTATGCCCGGGCTGGCGTCTCCAGCAATATTGGCAGTGGCGGTGAGCAAACCTGTTTCGGTAGCGGAGCTACTGGCCATTACGTCGGCCGCCTGGCCGATGAGTGCGACACTTATGCCGAGCTTGGCTTGGGCGAGGAACTGTTCAGCCAGGATGGCAAAACATTCCGTTTTGACTCAATGCTGTCGTACAGCGCCAATCGCCAGGGAAACGACTACCAGGCCCTGAACGGCTTCAACAACATCAACAATGTTGACTTCACCAACCAGGAAACCACGTCGAATAGCTCCGATCCTTACGGCGGCGGTGATATTGCCCTTCGCCAACTTTATGTTTCCGCCAAGAACGTTATCGAATTCCTGCCTGGCTCAACTCTCTGGGCTGGCAAGCGCTTCTACCAGCGCAAGGACATTCACCAGCTCGATCTGTTCTACCTCAGCAACTCCGGCTACGGCGCGGGTGTTGAGAACATCAAGGCAGGCTCGGGCCAGCTCTCTCTGGCCTACACCAATGCCGACACCAGTGATGGCGACAACTTCGTCCAGAATAACAAGTTCGATGTCAGGTATTCATTCCCCCTGGCCGGCGGGAACAATCTCGAGTTGATCGGCATCTACGCCATGGCCGACCTTACTGATGCCCAGGAAGCAGCGGGAATCAATGATGAGAATGGCTACTTCTTCACCGCCGAGCTCTCTTCAGGCGTGATGGGCGGCTTTAACAAGTTCGCCATCCAGTACGGTGCCGATTCCATGGGCTTCGCTGCCGCTGAAAATGGCAGCGGCGGTCGGGTCGACAACGGCAACGTGGCCGGATATTTCGAGTCCAGCTGGCGCCTTCTCAATCATGGGGTGATCAAACTGGGCAAAGGCTGGGACCTCGGCCATTCCGTTGTATACGAACAGGCCCAGTCTCATGACCCATCCGCGAAAGATGGCGAACGTCTGAGCATTGTCGCTCGCCCGATCTATAACTGGTCTCCGGTAATGAGTACGGCGATTGAAGTGGGTTACAGCGATACCGATCGCCCCTGGTTCGCCGAATCCCAGGATCTTGGGAAATTTGCCATTGCCCAACAGTGGCAAGCAGGTCCGGGATACTGGGCACGCCCTGTTATCCGTGTATACGCTGCAACCTTCTTCGGTGACGAGGCCGAAGCAGCGCGCGGCGGTGAAGGCATCGACGGAGATATCCAGGTCGGCGCCCAGATCGAAGCCTGGTGGTAA
- the pulA gene encoding pullulanase-type alpha-1,6-glucosidase, translating into MPEQKLVAGFFMLAFTLALTGCNSGSDTSSADGSGGGVSQTDALIEPDENEALLYYKRTDENYTGWGLHLWNNPADGCNGLAEGVPTEWSSPRLPDGINDTYGAYYLIPMREAGECMNFIMHKGAEKDLGGIDHRWHFDALGNRIFTLSGSQQLSQSPIEAKTITISGAKAHWLDETTVVIKDADNLARLELRHDQNAGIRVTADETLSGGRVIQLSASTLPTALAEQFPHLGDWPAFEVQAATSDIKAALKGQLVAAGYNSSDDLVFATGVQVPGVLDDLFAYDGDLGAVVEGADVNFAVWAPTAQSLRIHAFDETGSLLAGYPVNMTETGGVWRHSGDFAELDHQYYQYEISVYHPRTGEIENTMVSDPYALSLSANGQYAQVVDLANSHKPAGWDTLAPPAMAAPEDVVVYEAHIRDFSATDETLERALRGKYRAFTAPADGSVDSVAHLKAMADAGVTHLHLLPTFDLATVNENPDNVVDITDDFSRLCRLSSAAATNYASLCNTGRTIRQVLDGMDPLTGDAQALYSTFRSLDSFNWGYDPVHYTVPEGSYASDANGAQRILEFREMVQAATGLGLNVVMDVVYNHTNSSGLAENSVLDKLVPGYYHRQNPETGAVEHSTCCENTASEHAMMEKLMVDSLVTWADQYRISGFRFDLMGHHMLSNMEKALAAVKAVDPDTYFYGEAWNFGEVANNARGRNAIQSNMAGTGIGSFNDRLRDAVRGGGPFDGGDAIRANQGLGNGLFTFPNDRNSGSEDEKNRLLQVSDWVRIGIAGSLRDFSFETANGEILKGSEIDYNGQKAGYTDDPQEIINYVSKHDNQTLWDNNQYKADYAATTMERAQMQVVSLAVPILSQGIPFLHMGSELLRSKSMERDSYDSGDWYNEVDFSYQSSAWNRGLPRQDKDGSNWDLITEVIQSAGANAVPTPEAISYTNAQVQKLIGVRKDSPLFRLQTAEAIQNRLRFLNTGTGQIPGMIGYSLLDDNSNGLADLDAVNDEIVVVINASNSTQILNTALTGAFAVLADTSPTNTASASGGDFSVPALSVGVFAR; encoded by the coding sequence ATGCCTGAGCAAAAACTGGTTGCAGGTTTTTTCATGCTGGCGTTTACGCTGGCACTGACCGGCTGCAACTCCGGAAGCGACACTTCCTCGGCCGACGGTAGTGGCGGCGGCGTGAGCCAGACCGACGCATTAATCGAGCCGGACGAAAACGAAGCATTGCTTTATTACAAAAGAACGGACGAAAACTACACCGGCTGGGGCCTGCATCTTTGGAACAATCCCGCCGATGGCTGCAATGGCCTTGCCGAGGGTGTTCCAACGGAGTGGAGCAGCCCAAGGCTGCCCGATGGCATCAATGACACTTACGGCGCCTACTACCTGATTCCCATGCGCGAGGCCGGTGAGTGCATGAACTTCATCATGCACAAGGGCGCTGAAAAAGATCTGGGCGGTATTGACCATCGCTGGCATTTCGATGCTCTGGGCAACCGAATCTTTACACTCAGCGGAAGCCAGCAACTGTCGCAGAGCCCGATTGAGGCAAAAACCATCACCATCAGCGGCGCAAAAGCCCACTGGCTTGATGAAACTACCGTTGTCATCAAGGACGCCGACAACCTGGCCCGCCTTGAACTGCGCCATGACCAGAATGCGGGCATCCGCGTTACCGCAGACGAAACGCTCAGCGGCGGCCGGGTGATTCAGCTGTCAGCTTCGACCCTGCCGACCGCACTCGCGGAGCAGTTCCCCCACCTGGGCGACTGGCCCGCATTCGAGGTTCAGGCAGCAACCAGTGACATTAAAGCAGCCCTGAAGGGTCAGTTGGTTGCCGCCGGGTACAACAGCAGCGATGACCTGGTCTTCGCCACCGGGGTTCAGGTTCCCGGAGTTCTGGACGACCTGTTTGCCTATGACGGTGATCTGGGTGCCGTCGTAGAAGGAGCCGATGTGAATTTCGCCGTTTGGGCGCCAACCGCACAGAGCCTGCGAATACATGCCTTTGACGAGACAGGCTCATTACTCGCGGGCTACCCGGTAAACATGACCGAAACCGGAGGCGTCTGGCGCCACAGCGGAGATTTCGCTGAGCTGGATCATCAGTACTACCAGTACGAAATTTCCGTTTATCACCCGCGCACTGGTGAAATCGAAAATACCATGGTTTCGGATCCTTATGCCCTGAGCCTATCCGCTAACGGGCAATACGCACAGGTTGTCGATTTGGCAAACAGCCACAAACCTGCCGGCTGGGACACCCTGGCACCACCCGCCATGGCGGCTCCGGAAGATGTCGTAGTTTACGAGGCCCACATCCGGGATTTCAGTGCCACGGATGAGACACTGGAAAGAGCATTAAGGGGCAAGTACCGTGCGTTCACGGCCCCCGCCGATGGCAGTGTTGACAGCGTGGCACACCTCAAAGCCATGGCGGATGCCGGCGTAACCCACCTGCACCTGCTGCCGACCTTCGACCTTGCCACCGTCAACGAAAACCCGGACAACGTCGTCGACATTACCGACGATTTCAGTCGGCTGTGCAGGCTCTCCTCGGCAGCCGCCACGAACTACGCAAGCCTCTGCAACACTGGCAGAACCATTCGACAGGTTCTGGATGGCATGGATCCGCTGACTGGCGACGCCCAGGCTCTCTATAGCACCTTCAGGAGTCTGGACAGCTTCAACTGGGGCTACGATCCGGTGCACTACACCGTGCCGGAGGGCAGCTATGCCTCCGATGCCAACGGCGCCCAACGAATTCTGGAATTCCGCGAAATGGTGCAGGCTGCCACCGGGCTTGGCCTGAACGTAGTCATGGATGTGGTATACAACCACACCAACTCATCCGGGCTTGCCGAAAATTCTGTCCTGGACAAGCTGGTTCCGGGCTATTACCACCGCCAGAATCCGGAAACCGGAGCGGTTGAACATTCCACCTGCTGCGAGAATACCGCCAGCGAACACGCCATGATGGAAAAGCTCATGGTGGACTCACTGGTAACCTGGGCGGACCAGTACAGGATCTCCGGATTCCGCTTTGACCTCATGGGCCACCATATGCTCAGCAATATGGAGAAAGCGCTTGCAGCGGTAAAGGCGGTTGATCCGGACACCTACTTCTACGGGGAGGCCTGGAACTTCGGAGAAGTGGCCAATAATGCCCGGGGCCGGAACGCCATCCAGTCGAATATGGCAGGTACCGGCATCGGCTCTTTCAACGACCGGCTCCGGGATGCCGTTCGGGGCGGCGGCCCCTTTGACGGCGGCGATGCCATCCGCGCCAATCAGGGACTCGGCAATGGGCTCTTCACCTTCCCGAACGATCGCAACAGTGGCAGCGAAGACGAGAAAAACCGGCTTCTCCAGGTCAGCGACTGGGTTCGCATCGGTATTGCCGGCAGCCTGAGGGATTTCAGCTTTGAAACCGCCAATGGCGAGATCCTTAAGGGCTCCGAGATCGACTATAACGGGCAGAAAGCCGGCTACACCGACGATCCCCAGGAAATCATCAACTACGTGTCGAAGCACGACAACCAGACCCTGTGGGACAACAACCAATACAAGGCAGATTATGCCGCGACCACCATGGAGCGGGCGCAGATGCAGGTGGTCAGCCTGGCCGTACCCATCCTCAGCCAAGGCATCCCGTTCCTGCATATGGGCTCAGAGCTGCTGCGCTCGAAATCCATGGAACGCGACAGCTACGACTCCGGCGACTGGTACAACGAAGTGGACTTCAGTTACCAGAGCTCTGCCTGGAACCGGGGACTGCCTCGCCAGGACAAAGACGGCTCAAACTGGGATCTGATTACCGAAGTCATTCAATCCGCCGGAGCCAATGCGGTCCCGACACCTGAGGCCATCAGCTACACCAACGCCCAGGTTCAGAAGCTCATCGGGGTACGCAAGGACAGCCCGCTGTTCCGCCTGCAAACAGCCGAGGCTATCCAGAACCGGCTGCGCTTCCTGAATACCGGCACCGGACAGATTCCGGGCATGATTGGCTACAGCCTGCTGGATGATAACAGTAACGGCCTGGCAGATCTGGATGCGGTTAACGACGAAATCGTTGTTGTGATCAATGCCAGCAACAGCACTCAGATCCTCAACACGGCTCTGACCGGCGCCTTTGCGGTCCTGGCGGACACCTCACCAACTAACACGGCTAGCGCATCGGGCGGAGATTTCTCCGTTCCAGCGCTGTCCGTCGGGGTTTTTGCCCGCTGA